The genomic DNA GGGAATCTGGTGTCTGCATAGTCGACCGTCTGGTCCCAGGGGGAGAAGCCTGTGGCGAGACAGGCCCGGACCCGGCGGCCGGACCCGGACCCGAATCGGCGGGCTGCCCGTACGAGCGGCGTCTCTGCGGTGCCGGTGGCAGCGGTGCGCCTTCACGGTGGTGCGGTGGCGCACCGGTGTTCGCCTGAGCACCGGCCGGCGGACCGTACGGCGCCGTCGTTCCCGAGCCGCCGACCGCCCCGGACTGAGCGCCCTGCGAACCATAGTGGCCATTGGGATTCGTCACCGCCTCCGCCCCGGGATAGGCCGCGGGCTGACTGTGCCCTGCCTGGATATGTGTGCTCGGATCTCCGCTGGGTACGGGGCCGCGATCAGTGGTCGGGTTCGACGCTCGAATGGGTCGCTGATCTGGCTGCTGGGGGTTCTGAGTCATGCTCCCAGTCTAGGTCAGGTAATGAGACGGGAATCTCAAACAGCCGTGGAACGGCCAGTTTCGTAACGGTTCGATAACTGAAACGGTCCCACAACTTGGAACGCTTGAATGTGACCCAAGTCTCAGTAGGTTGTCACACTATGAATGATCTTCAGATTTCAGCAGCGCCGGTGTCCCCGGTCGACGGTGCCATCAATTCCTGGTTCGATCCGATCGCGACATGGTTCGGCAGTATCATCTTCTTTCCGATCTCCATCGGAGAGATCTCTTTTCCATTCGTCGTCCTGTGGCTGATCTTTGCGGCGGCGGTCTTCACGGTCTACTTCGGCTTCATCCAAGCTCGAGGAGCCAAGCTGTCGCTCGAGATCATCCGTGGAAAATTCTCCTCGAAGTCCGATCCGGGTGAGGTCAGCCACTTCCAGGCACTGGCCTCTGCGCTGTCGGGCACCGTCGGTCTCGGCAATATCGCCGGTGTCGGAGTGGCCATCGCACTCGGCGGACCTGGAGCGACCTTCTGGATGATCGTGGCCGGACTTCTGGGTATGTGCACGAAGTTCGTCGAATGCACTCTCGGAGTGAAGTACCGCGAGATCGACGAGAACGGTGTGGTTCACGGTGGCCCGTTCAAGTACCTCCCGGTTGCCTTCCGCCGTTTCTCCAAGCCGGTGGCAACGGTGCTCACCGGACTGTTCGCCATCGCCATCCTCATCTTCGGCGTCGTCGGCGGCGGAATGTTCCAGGCCAACCAGACCTTCGCCCAGGTCCGCACCGCCACCGGCGGCGATGACGGATTCCTGGCCGGCCCCTTCGCCTCGCTCGTCTTCGGAATCATCTTCGCGGCACTCGTCGCCCTGGTCATCCTCGGCGGCATCCGCTCCATCGCCAAGGTCACCGACAAACTCGTACCCGGAATGGCCATCTTCTATGTCATCTCGTGCCTCCTCGTGTTGGGGCTCAACTTCTCGAACATCCCCAATGCGATCGGCGAGATCTTCGCCGGCGCGTTCAACCCGCAGGGTGTGGCCGGCGGCATCGTCGGAGTCATGATCATCGGCTTCCAGCGTTCGGCCTTCTCGAATGAGGCAGGAATCGGATCAGCTGCGATCGCTCACTCGGCGGTCAAGACGCGTCGTCCCATCTCCGAGGGATTCGTTGCACTCCTCGAACCCTTCATCGACACTGTCATCGTCTGCACGATGACGGCACTGACGATCATCGTCGCCAACCAGGCGTCGTACCGGGAGGATCTGGGTGCCGGTGAGATCGGTGGAGTGGCACTGACTTCGGATGCCTTCTCCACGGTCGCCTCGTGGTACCCGATCCTGCTGGCCATCGCCGTCGCACTGTTCGCCTTCTCAACCCTCATCACGTGGGCGTACTACGGTGAGCAGGCATGGAGCTACCTGTTCGGCAACGCGAAGGCCAGTGTCACGGTTTTCCGCACGCTGGTCTGCCTCTTCGTCGTCGTCGGCTGTGTGGCGACCTTCTCCAAGGTCGTCGAGTTCGCGGATGCGGCCCTGTTCATGTGTGCCTTCATCAACATCCTCGGCCTCTACCTGCTCATGCCGGTGGTCAAGAAGGAGATGAAGAAGTATCTCGCCGATCGCAAGGCCGGGACTCTGAACGACCCGGACACCACCGACGCTGTCCCGGTCGACCAGCACGCCTGAGTCTCGACCGCCTCGAGACAAGAGCGACGCCCCGATCAAGGATGCCTGTGCCCCGTGCCATTCGGACGCGGGGCACAGGCATGTCCGGGCATCGATAGACTGGGAGCGTGGATGAGAACAGTGACGACAGAACACGCGCAGTCGACCGGCTGCAGGAGCTGCGAGGCAGCATCGACAACATCGATGCCTCCCTCGTTCACCTCCTCGCCGAACGCTTCAAACTCACCGAGCGAGTCGGCGAACTCAAAGCTGACCATGGTCTGCCCCCGGCCGACGAGTCTCGGGAAGCCAGGCAGGTCGCCCGGCTGCGAGAACTCGCCGAGGAGTCCCATCTCGATCCGGAGTTCGCCGAGAAGTTCCTGGCGTTCATCGTCGCCGAGGTCATCCGCCGGCACGAGGGCATCGCGGAGTCACGCGAAAGCTGAGTCAAAGCGTCGGCGGCGGTCGCCCGCCACAGGGGGGTGGACGAGAGGTGGCTCACAACG from Brevibacterium sp. JSBI002 includes the following:
- a CDS encoding alanine/glycine:cation symporter family protein, which translates into the protein MNDLQISAAPVSPVDGAINSWFDPIATWFGSIIFFPISIGEISFPFVVLWLIFAAAVFTVYFGFIQARGAKLSLEIIRGKFSSKSDPGEVSHFQALASALSGTVGLGNIAGVGVAIALGGPGATFWMIVAGLLGMCTKFVECTLGVKYREIDENGVVHGGPFKYLPVAFRRFSKPVATVLTGLFAIAILIFGVVGGGMFQANQTFAQVRTATGGDDGFLAGPFASLVFGIIFAALVALVILGGIRSIAKVTDKLVPGMAIFYVISCLLVLGLNFSNIPNAIGEIFAGAFNPQGVAGGIVGVMIIGFQRSAFSNEAGIGSAAIAHSAVKTRRPISEGFVALLEPFIDTVIVCTMTALTIIVANQASYREDLGAGEIGGVALTSDAFSTVASWYPILLAIAVALFAFSTLITWAYYGEQAWSYLFGNAKASVTVFRTLVCLFVVVGCVATFSKVVEFADAALFMCAFINILGLYLLMPVVKKEMKKYLADRKAGTLNDPDTTDAVPVDQHA
- a CDS encoding chorismate mutase; amino-acid sequence: MDENSDDRTRAVDRLQELRGSIDNIDASLVHLLAERFKLTERVGELKADHGLPPADESREARQVARLRELAEESHLDPEFAEKFLAFIVAEVIRRHEGIAESRES